The sequence AACATTGAGTTCCCTTCACAACTCAACCCAGAGCAGAAGAGATTGTTGAAAGAGGCACTCCTTTATCCTGCACTGTGAAGCTCCAGCAAGAGTTACTGATCGCCATCATGGAAACACCATGCgtgaacaaaaataatttaaataattgttGGTTGAAAAGTCTATGTCATGACAGATGGTGGATTAGCAACTTTGTGTagaaaatttatattttatacataatttattaatatttcAAATGTATTCAATAAACATTAATTAAATACACAAGCTGTATAAGCATGAGTTTTGTTGTATTATGTAGACAGCCTAATGTTACAAACAGGAAAATACATTGTAAAGATTAATTTTGTTCTACTTTTGGGGGAAACATTTTCACAAGGACAGTCATTTTAAGTTAATGTAACCATGAGGACATTCTCACTGTTCAGTAACAAATGTGGCTCAATTGCTAAACAtcaatattatttatatattattttatagtCCGGTTATTTCATCATCATTACAAGAAGGTCACCAGAACTTTGTCCGAATGAAAGCCACATGCATGCAGGAACCATGGCAACATAACTGAGAACAAAGGAACTTTCATTTGTAACATCTGATTGCTATTCTTTGATTCATTTCTAAGCAGTTCTCACTCCACGCATTGGGACTTCCaacttttttcttgacaatttaTCTTTGCTCAGTGTCTCTTAacaacataaggttctgtaccCAGCACTTGGCTTAACATGGGCCTGAAAAAATGGAGAAAACAAACCTTTGAATGCTGAGCCAGTAATAATTCCAGTCAACTGaccataaaataaaatttttcatgGTATttctaaacaaaataatattgaacTCAAAGGCTTTGGAAATACTCCAGAGTACATTTTTTCAGGATAATATGAAAAATCTTATTTTAAGGTCATTAATTTTTGCAATGGTTCAGCAGCTCTTGTAAGGCACAATGTAATTGGCTCAATACCCAAACTCAAAAAAAAGGgttaaacaaaagttttgctaTTTTAAGTTatagttccttttttttttttttggggggggggggggtttgggCATCAACTTGTCATATAACCTttgtaaagaaccaacaaactcaacccacagcATTGTTGCTGAAATCAAACCCAGGTCACTTTGGTGGAGGTCATGTGCCCTTACAAACCCTCTACAACTTTATAAACTGTACATTAATTGTATCAAATTTAAGtatgcatttctggacatcCTGGACGAGGAAACTAATCTTAATTGTGTTTCACAAGGCTCTTGtaatccagtcttttttttttttaatataccACTCTCTTGATACATGTTTCTTCACTCTTATTTTTTGTGTCCATGAAAGCTGattaacaaaaaataaaaatatttcaggAAAAATCGGTGAAAGCAGCagcaagctcattatttttcttgactCAAAACTCAGGAGTCATGGAATAAGACTCAATTCTCTACATTTTTGAGGATCAAGAATCCAGTCTCAAGTTGAGTTTCATGAATCACTAGTGACTACCAAACTTTTGAGTTGTGCTGTACATGTACTTTAAATCTTGACtctctccctttttttttatctaagcTACAACAAAGCTACAATACTGATAAGCAGACTCACCGAGAATGGAGCCATAGGTCCTATATAATGGTTGTATCTTCTGATTGCTTCACGTATGTGATGAGGCAGAAGGCAGTCCCCACTACTATATGATAAACTCGCAGCTGAACCCTAAAAATAAAGAGGTTTCACTTGTGTAAGCTAATGTATGCTTACGTTTTCAAAGCTAGCAAATGGCTGTTGGGAAAAGAAAACAGATTCCTGAATGAACTTGAAGGTTTGCTTGGAATGACAACTGTTTGGAGTACCAACTTAGCAATCATTGCCTCAATGTGAAGAAAGACTTTATTTTGAGTCAAATTTTTACTTTGGTATATTATCACAAATGACAAAGTGATCTCACATGAGACGaagtaattttttattataCATCTCATCATTAAATTTAAGGTATACGTACAGTACAAAGTCacttgattttaaaattattggtgaaaaattaattacattattattgCAAGTAATCAGTAAATACGCTGAGATACTTTCAGAAGTAATGAAACTAATACTACTTAAAAAAGAGGGCAAAAGTTGATGATGGAAGAACTTTGAACTACCTTTCAAGCCATTGACTTTTCCCATGTTTGAGCAAGGAGTTGATTACTAATGAATATATcagcttaaggtggctctatatagttTTTCGGTGCACAAGGTATAGGTACAAATGGCGCAAGCATGCtagtatttaaaaataatttctattttgatAACGTCACTAAAAGCAAGGGTTTTTGAGTAATCTAAAAATGTATATTGGGTGTGTTCCAGATGGCGAATTTTTTTGACAACTGGAACATGGATTGGCTTTCTCTTActgtcaggaaaaaaaaaattcatcaaatTTTGCACAGACATTAATGTAAAATGcatcaaaaacgaaaattgtgAATTCTTCCAAAATTCATGTACAGATTTTCTGGTAGCTTTGGcagttgaaactccttggatgtTTACTCCGTTTCCCCTGAAAGAAGAGTCTTACATATGCAGTCTAATGCCGTAGGGTTTTATTATCGATCACCTTCTAGTgagtgctatgtgataaacattcgccaattaacagaaaaaatattattattattcatgcagatgtgatattcaaaccATTGCAAAGtagtatatagagccaccttaaatgattttgttatttgttgtttgcTTTCAATACTAGCCTTgagttttctctttttgctctTTGGCTTCGCTACTAAAGAAGAATTCTGTGACGTAGATGATGCGCTGTTAGATCCTGGACTCGGGAGAAATGGAATAGTGGGCGTGGTGGGAGTATCTGGTGGGGTGTGGCTGGGGGTAGAAGGGGCTGATGTTCCTGGTGTGACAATTGATGATTGGCTCTCTGATAAAATGGAAACAGGAGGCATGACTTGTGCCAAtacatcactttcctcagtatCCTTTTTCACGAGTAGTGCTAAGTCAACTATCTGACAATTAAATGGAAATATGAAATAATAAAAGTCAAAAAGGTAACAGCTGTTCTCATAGAGATTCTAACTTTGGTAATGTATTGTGCACTAGATACTTTGCTACGGAGCAAGCATAGTGAGTGAGCTGTAACAtaatcaggatttaagaagaaaaaTTACATAGAAGGGGGTATgaattctcaaattcatcaatttttaccaaaatgcattgcatttaaccataGCACAATGAAACACTTTTACCAGAGTGGACTGCTTCACAAAAAAGTTACACTAGGATATAACATCATCAAGCCCTTTTCATGTGGATTCCAGTGAGCTTTAATAGTAAACCATACCACTGGTTGGACAgcataattgcaggggtgcctggagaaaagccttaagtgacttctgataaattaccagattctccttgcAAATTTcctgtattcagttgtgaatgacaagGAGAaattgacattgcatcaaaagtcacttaaggccttattccacacaccccttcaatttatcatttgaggtgggaagggtgctcttatTTAAATGTAATTAGTTTTGATGTTACATCctatgatttgacactactttaagaaataattaAAGGTTAATGTTAGTCTTGGAATGAGCAGGTAGATGAGCAGCATAAAATATGTCAATCAACATCAACAGAATGTGCTGCAGCATTACTAACTTTTAGATACCCTAGCAATATATTCAATAATTTTCTTAACCGTTAAGTTTTATCATGCATGTTTATTCTGTGAAAACATTGCATTGAGGAATgtattgattaaaaaaaatacttgcCATTAATAGAACTACTGCATTTTGTTCTcgtttgctttttgttttcatctctttttttgtcttaacttgttttttttgctgACCTTTGAGGTCAACAAACCAAAACCAGGCAGATTATCATCAATGaaaattagaaaagaaaaacttagcATTTAACCCTTTCAGTCCCCTAAGTGCAATCAAGATTATACTGTCTatttgtcaatggggaacccctcggggGTAAAAGGGTTAAGTAACCAGCAATGACCTTATAGTTGCTGACGTACGTTAACAAATTTGCTTAATTTGCACAAAAGGGCAAAAAATGCTCATTGGCTTAATTATCACTTACCTGAGCGACAGTCTCATAAGCCAGAAAGCTGAAGATTTCCATGACTGGTGTGTTGGGCTTTAAGTCGATAAGTGATGCACAATCCAACCACTCCTTAAATTTCCCCGCTTTTTTATCTACAAGAAAACGACAAATTTGTTTGAATTAGGCAGAGTTAACAAACAGGAGTCTCAAGGAAGCAAAATTAAGTGACTCACTAAAGTTTGTCTGTCGGCATTCTGTAAATTCCATATATTGTTGAGGATCAAGAGTGCGGGACAAACGGTCAGCTCTCTGAAAGAAGACATGCAGTTCTTCTATGGTAAAATCCACAATTTGACATGgtacacaaacaaagaaatcaataaattattttgttttcattcatttaccaggcaaaaaatttaattacCTTTTAATTACAGGTACAAGGACAAGTAGCTTGTTTTATAACAACACAAAATACATGTGACAATATCGTGGCTCTTTTGTGGTGAATAAAAACTTGATATATACCGGTAAGTACATACTTATCACCTTCACACTACAATGGTAACCACATAAATTGAATGTTTCAAATGCAGTTATAGTTAATTGCCATTGTGCATATTTAGCACAGTGAATGAAGCCTAATTTATGCCACACCTTTTCACTTCAGTGACTCTTGGACTACACGATGCATGGAGTGCATGACATGATTTGTGTTGTGCAGGAAATGCCACATGACTGGTAACTTCCTCTTGAGCATAACTGTAGGTTGCCAGTATAGCTTAGCACTTAGTTACTGTATGTTACAATTCAATGCTATTTTTAGGTCCATgtcattgaaatgaaaataactttcaaaaaaacaatactTGCAAAGCCACTACAATGCCAGAAACAGCCACCAGCCTATAGTAACTTACTTCATTCCTCTCTTGTTTAATTTCATcgatatcatcatcatcaaacaAAGACAGAAGTTCAcctgaaaattcaaaagaacattTCAACTTCACCTTTCAGAGAGCCTGATATTACTTTCATGAAAATGCAAACAAATGCAGCCAATTCTTAGTAACCCACCTGTCTGATCGATTGCACCAACAAAGTCATAAGAAATCTTCCGCCTTTTGCTCCCTTTATTTTCAATTACTGCACAAAAAAATACACTAATAAGAAGGTAACAAATCACACTTTGTATCACAAATCTTATTCTGTATATCATTTTGGGGATACACTGGTTCCATGCAGTTTGGTTCACTGAATCTATTAAGTCCTGTTGGACAGGATTCATACCAAAATCATTAACCAGCTGGGAATTACCCACTGCTTACATTCTGGAGGTAGTCAAGCTGGTACAatgtaataatagtaataataataataatagtaataataataataataataataataataataaaaaaagtgatgtcttgaggatagaacagagtgaactgagacatttttagtttatttataaattagatgttatgtacatactttactagctatagagttgttagtcttagggccgcctgggttacgttcgacgccccaggctggctggatagggatccatatggcatccatacgtcttcactgtcaaataataataataataataataataataataataataataatagtcataATACATAAAATAAGCAATTAGGGTCATACATAAGATTTACTAGCATGTTCAGAAAAGTCCACAGCCCCAGAAGTTTACCTGTTGCTTCTAACACTTCATCATCATCTTGAGAGGTTTGTTTCTGAGATTTATTCTTCAGCTCCTTGAAATTGAGAAATCTGATTAACCGCTTCAGTTTTTcctgataaaaaaacaaaagtaaggCAATGAGTGGCAACaagataacaataattttatattaCAGTCTGAATTACCTAATAacagtatttatttttttgcaagaggGCAAGGTAACGAGTTCAGTGATCTGACTGGTTCTTTGCACTGAGTCCAGATTTTCCTATCTCTGCCCATCGGCTCAGTAACGCTTATACATgtgagtttttgtccttttgttcaCAAAGCTACATTTAAGTGCAACAgcttttttcaaaagttttttattagacaagaaagttgaaaaacaaaacagatttttattacaatattaaaatgaagacaTTCCTCTTTACAACGTTGACTAGTTTACTTCACTTGCAAAGTGTGGCATGTTTGTGTGGGCGGaagtgaaagaattaaaaaaatgatttgaaagaGTGAGGAAAAAGATAAACAAATTATTTGCCAGCTTAGGGTCCTTCCATATAGTAAAAAGCTGTGGCCTCAGTCTTGAGAAAGCTGCCTGAGGCCACAGGCTGAGAGCAGCATTTTCAAGACTGAGAAAAATTACACATATTtcctcttcctcctcttcacaagtttttttgtttgtgtgatCAATTAAAGTGAGGGTTGGATTCCTTAATTACCGGTACCTAACCCACAGGCGGGCCAAACATTTGTTAATAGCAGATAATAGTGAAGGAAATAAATTGAAGAAAGTGGGACAAAATGTGGTTACCCGCTAACCCCATTAATATTGtaagattttgaaaataaagatgATCAATTACCAACCACTTGTTTAGGTTTATGTGACAGGAAATAGTTTTAATGGTTCTTTGGGTATTTAATTGGTGCTTTAAGTTCCTGTAGTCATCCTAATTGGAAATCTATCATTACAGGCTTGCTTGTACTTACGTTATCAGCAGATTAATTATTGGTAGGATTAACTTAAGTTGTACAATATCACACTGAGAATAGTGGAGAAATTATGGCTTTGGGATATGAATTACTACCACCACCTGCTCTCAATAtttgggagtttaagcaaacacgacctCCACGATAGCAAGAACATCATCATCAGGtgcagtttttcccaatacggaccgccctaggctggtgaataaaattttcattttttttctacagCACAACGAAAGGCGTGCGAAAGACCCGAACATTTTAGGGTtgtaatcatggcaagatttgcgacaaactgaacaatttctagtgagcagatagtaatgaaaacagagaagaaagttgaagaaagaggttTCACCGAAAGATTTTTACTTACGTAATAACAAAGGTCATTTAAAAGGTTTCCAGACAAACTTGAAcattttttaataaataaaaagttgCAACGTAGCAATCACAACTCAACAGACAGTGATTCTGCCCGGATGGGAAATTCCGCCCACttccggaaccaatcagattgcaggatttgttGAATTCTGCCCGCTCACgcactgagaaaaaaataaatggtgCTTAacagtttttcattgtcaaataagaaaatttgtgatgtttttgTTGCTCAGTCATCATCATAGTTGCTTATGCTCCCTATTCATTGGCCAAACTTTGTAGAGGAATGGAAGAAGTTCCTTACAGCATGGCAGGATTATGCTCTCACCACAGAGCTCACAAAAGAGACAGAAGGACTGTAGATTGCCACTGTTCTCACAGTGAATGCCGAAGAAGCACGAGAGTTTTATTCATCCTTCTAAAACTGGGAAACATTAGGTGATGTAAAAAATGTATTACCCTTGTGTTGAAGAAATTGGTAGCATATTGGTAACAACACAAGAACATCCAGAGAATCCAGTTTAATTGCAAGAGCCCGGGAAAAGACATGATCAGTACCACACAACATTTCAAAGAGATTTGCCAAGAAGGAGTATAATGAGAGTCTGAAAACCACAAAATCGCATGGAAAAACACTGAAATACCCCATACAGCACACCAAAATTTACCAAATTggtaaaaaccaaaaaccactTAATCTGCAAAACCACACcaaaaataatacataatacCGCATCACCACTAACCCTTACGCCCCGCTTCAGAAGAGATACTTTGCAACTGATCCTTCTAGGGTCACTCTAGCCTTACTTCAACATGAGAGACCACCTGGTAGTACCAGCCACCCTTCCCTAGGAGTTCATGTCAGCTGTCCACAGCTCTCACATCAGCATGAACGGGCAAATCACATGACAACTTCTACTGGCCTAGAATGGCAATAGAGGTAAGAGAATACATTTCCAAGTGTGACATTTCTTTGTCACACTGCACATAACAGAATTTATATAAGCACCCCTATTACGGCATGAAGAAATAGTCCCAGCTTGGTCAAAAGTTGCTTCCGACCTAAACAAGCTCGACATCCACACTTTGCAAGTCATTAGCCACGACAACAGCAATTTTGTCAAAGATGCTTGCCAATGAACCTGGTTGTTGCCTAAACACTCTGCTGATCAGGAGACCTGCCCAGTCACAGGCAAGAAAGAGTGACAAGGCTATTACTATGACAGGGACACAAAACGCCTTCAGCCCATTTGTCATGGTGAAACTATGCAAATGAAGCTACCAGGACAGAAAACATGAACCACAGGCACCTGTATGAGTCAAGTTGGTCCTCCTAGCTACGAATTGAAAGTCCGCGATTCTGTATATTAGCGGAACAGCCATCAACTGGTCCTTTCCAGTGAGCCGCGTGTCCCATTATGTCACAGACACAGAGCCCCAACAACAGAGCCTACACTTTCTAAACAGCTGGTACAAAAAACCAGCAGCCCCATGGCAGAACAACGGCCTGCCCCTCAAGCCCTACGTAGATTGTGACCAATCTACAAGCTGGCCACTTGCTGGAGTGACTTGGTTCCTCATCAAACAAGTGAACATTAGAACGTTACTATAGACACTATTATGATTCATAACCACTAATCCCGCTAGCTGTTTTGTCATTTCTCTGATATGTTTTCCAcatgatttgttttgtttatctCTTTCTTTACAAGGAGGAAGGATAGGACCAAATGTTGTTATCTGCTAACTGCAATAACACCGCAAGATCTTGTAAATACAGACAATCAATAATTACCAACCATTATTTTGTTTCGACTTATACATTACAGGAAATAGTTTTGATTCTTTTGGCATTAAAATAGTGTTTTAAGTTCTTGTAGTCATCCTAGTTGGGAATCTATTGTTAAAGGCTTGCTCAAACTCAAGGTATCACCCTGTTCTTACAGAAAGTTTTGCTGAATCTTGTGTCCTAACATGGTTTCGAGATGGATTTGAATCTGGTTTTCGGATTGCCTTTGAGAGGGACACTAGATTCAGCACAAGTAACTGTGTTTGTAAACAAGGAAATTAAAAAGGTCTACAATGCCCATGAATCCAAGGGATTCTGCATGAAGTATTTACACTATTTTGTTCTACGTATCACTACTACATTAGACAGGAGACTACTGCAAGTAGCCAATAATTTTCCCCTGCTTTTGGGATACAGCTCCATTTCTCATGGAAGAAATCACATGCTGATGGCCTTTTCAAGTCATGTGACTTCCTCTTTAACTAATGGACTCAAAAACAACTTGAAGATCAGTCCAAATTCCTTCACATCTGTGCAGCCATTCCTGCTATTTTTAGAATTTGATTTATTGAAAACAATATCGCTTCCTCATTGCTACCCCTAAACTAAAATTAGCATGAAATGGTTTAATTTCCGAAGTGCTATGTTTTGGTTCCAAGGGCTATTCATGCCTTTTTTTAGATGGGCCAGTTCAATCATAATTGAATTAGTCCACCATATTTTAACAATTAAAAACATTATCACTTCCTTGTTTCTGCCAACATGCTAAAATTAGAATGAAAtgatattttttaaaatgaaatgataaattattttgtttgcgagcaaaacagtttttttttctgattacatTCAAGATGAATGACCCTAGGCCACAACACTTGTATTTGTGGTGACTGTGGTTTACTGATCGGACTAAGATTTCAGACTTGTAACTCAATTATCTTCTAAAACTAATTTTGTCATGGatatttgacaaacaaaaaagattgaCAGAAATGCCTTCCTTAAAAGACCACTTCATTTAACATCCTTACTCCAAAGCACTTATAGATTGGAAGCCACAAATCTTGGCAAATCCACCTTGGAATTTataaatattaatgaagagaGGCTAGAATTAATTCAATAAAAACTAGCAGTGAGGTGTTGCAACTGGCTTGCATCTGAACatagaataataatttgtgAATAATGATTAgtgaaattaattattattgtgaattCCAAAGAGATCTGACATTATTTTAACAGAAGTAACAAACAGGGAAAAAATATAAGCCAAGAAATTAGACACACAGCtctctttctttcaaaaaaaaattttctgaaGTATGCTGTTAAAATGTGACAAGGTTTTGACAGATGTATCTGCATAATAACAAGAACTCAAGAAAATCCCCTTCCCTTTTGAGCAATTACAATGTAGATTacattaaaaatgtttttttcatcaaaatcatgAGAATACTGATCCTGAAGTTTCTTTGACCGGGTGAATAATGATATgcaattttttaaaatgaaatgtgCACCTTATCCTCAATGCTCCCTTCCAAGCTAGAACTTTActgttattttataaatttgGATGGCTAGCTATTCACAAAATTACCATAGAaagatttttaattttgtttccaaAAATCTTGGATCAACGAGCTCCTGATTACCTCTCCAAGAAACTATTATCAATGAAATACTGCAAGTCTCAATTTGATACAAGATCTCCATTTGCCTTATCCTTCAAGTTCCATGTACCAACAGCAAGAAGTGAATGTTCTTCTTTAATGCTCTTCAATTGCGGAAGAATATTAGTGATAATGACTTTGTTTATTCCATGCACTGATCTCAAGAAATTTAGAAGAAACTACTTTGAATACATCAAGCATACAATCACACCTGATAGCTTTAAAACTGacagaatattatttttatttttttatttataatttcGTCTTAAGTTTTATGTGATCTTAAATTTTAAAGTACTTTAGAATCTTGTTATTTTAAATGTCTAGCTGTAACTAGTGATGTTGTTACTTTAGTTTCATAGGGCCATGAGGGAGACTATAGCTTTGACTACATAGTTACATGTACACCCTATTGAAATAAAAGTCATATTCATACATCATGAATGAAAATCTTGCCATAACTGTTCTTTTCTGAAAAAGCAACATTGCTCTTTGTGAATAGACCGTGTTGTGGGAAAGCCGTTGGGTAGTCCAGCACTAATAGCAATACAAAATCTGTTGGAAAACAAGAGGTGTTGGAAAAGAATCGCAGACTCATGGTCTGTTTTTGACAGCTGTTGAAAGCAATGGAAAAAGTGTTGAGGGTGGCGAAATCCATTCATGATCAGTTCAGTGGCTTTGTGTAGGGTAAGCATGGACAAAGAGTTGGTTTTTACCCATCCAATGAGAAAGCATTTAAATGTATAGTGTatttataattaaaacaaaactaacaCCTCAACCATTTTAATTTCATACTTTTCTCAATGCAACTTACTTTGTCCTTCCGCAACAAAAAGATGATGTCTTCAACACTCATGAATCTACCACCTCTCATATTTGTCACATCAGCTGCTCGAACAACCTGTTGTCAGAGACAACAAAAAGGCAATAAAACGGCATGGTGGCTCAGGGAAGGGGCGGGGGTGGGGGACAAGCAACATTAAAGAAGTACAGTTTTCTGCTGGGAGCAGCATCAGGGGTTTCAACAGAAGCCGGCAACCAGCGAATTTCGCCGCTTACTTtctatattaaatttcatttgagttgtCACTGTTAATTGttacttaatcaatatttagCAGGGATTTCCGGGCTTCTGGATTCCACAATTTTCTGGTGGAGCATGCTCCAAGCTAAGACCCCTCTTAAAGGAGGGTCCCTGAAGTGTTATAACCACCTACTTTAATGGGGTTTGCTGCCTACTTAAGAACTTATTGAAATCCCTGAGCATCCGAATAATGAAGACCTCACAGCACACACAGATGTTCATCACTAGTAATCAAAATGTAATATCTTGGAATATTGattaaaatgttaaaattatAAATGGGAAAATCAGAGGGAAGGACGATACAAAGTCCGTACTAaggtaaaaatttaataatagagagatttagcttcgcgtttacttCCAaagccaaacggcaaacggcaggctactgcttgtcgtaaaagcaagaaaattatcttattctagcttatttctctgtttttagtacttgctccatacctgtggctaacaggcaaaatataagctgaaaccaaataaatttcacgagtttttggtaaacgggaaatttcagcctgacatttgccgtaaacgcgatgctaaatctctctaataataATGGAAAGGTACTACAAGAGAAAAATTGGTATGGGAACCTTCTTCAAAATTTCTGTAACCAGGGTTCAACATCTCCGCTAGCCCGGTAGCCTGAGGCTGGTAAAAACTTTGTTGGGCTAGTAAAACACCATGTTTAATAGCCTGCGGGCTAGTagaaaaatggaaataaacTAGATATAATTAGTTTTAGTTTGAAGTTCACAGTTgattgaaaaaacaagaaagttTAAAATGTAACGATAATACTAATAGAGAAAACATAAATCTATCATCTTCTGGTGTCTTTTTTATATCGCGTGTCATTCGTAAACTTCACTAGATTCCAGACTCTGAGCTTAATGGTCAATGTGCACATCGCCTTGCACCATCACTTCACATTTGAAGCGATTGTAAAGATGGAGCGATTTTTCACAAATTACGAAGAAAAAAtgccattctttatcattttaaaAGACCTTGCCAATAAGCTTAGAGGAAGGTTTGTGTGTTTGGGGTTGAAGTAGAACTCGAGGGAAATTGATCCGGGCTACCAAGTTTTAGAAATTactagcccagtggctagtaATGCAGGTAGCCAGGTGTCGAACCCTGAATAACACCATCTTTTTGGACCTCATGTCTTGTTGCAATTACCTAACATTTGGCAAATTTAGGAAGAACTAACTCTAaacccataataataataattattattattattattgcacaaACTTTTCAAACTTTGGAATACAGTCTAAGGTTCCTGTATTCCCTTACGTTCCTTCCTGGGTCCCCTGTGCATGCCCTACTTTGAAGATCCATTATGCTCCTTCAATCAATACAATCAACCTATTCAATCATGTTGACTACATAAAGATACCCT is a genomic window of Acropora muricata isolate sample 2 chromosome 8, ASM3666990v1, whole genome shotgun sequence containing:
- the LOC136926416 gene encoding transcription initiation protein SPT3 homolog isoform X3, whose translation is MTKSKSKSKKGEKGKEASTLPNSSDSKPPSSCDSRPPTPAIQSPVTLSSKLPKPWFQSEIQSMMYAFGDSRKPSSESATLIEQIVHSQMSNMVVRAADVTNMRGGRFMSVEDIIFLLRKDKEKLKRLIRFLNFKELKNKSQKQTSQDDDEVLEATVIENKGSKRRKISYDFVGAIDQTGELLSLFDDDDIDEIKQERNERADRLSRTLDPQQYMEFTECRQTNFNKKAGKFKEWLDCASLIDLKPNTPVMEIFSFLAYETVAQGSAASLSYSSGDCLLPHHIREAIRRYNHYIGPMAPFSAHVKPSAGYRTLCC
- the LOC136926416 gene encoding transcription initiation protein SPT3 homolog isoform X1, which encodes MTKSKSKSKKGEKGKEASTLPNSSDSKPPSSCDSRPPTPAIQSPVTLSSKLPKPWFQSEIQSMMYAFGDSRKPSSESATLIEQIVHSQMSNMVVRAADVTNMRGGRFMSVEDIIFLLRKDKEKLKRLIRFLNFKELKNKSQKQTSQDDDEVLEATVIENKGSKRRKISYDFVGAIDQTGELLSLFDDDDIDEIKQERNERADRLSRTLDPQQYMEFTECRQTNFNKKAGKFKEWLDCASLIDLKPNTPVMEIFSFLAYETVAQIVDLALLVKKDTEESDVLAQVMPPVSILSESQSSIVTPGTSAPSTPSHTPPDTPTTPTIPFLPSPGSNSASSTSQNSSLVAKPKSKKRKLKGSAASLSYSSGDCLLPHHIREAIRRYNHYIGPMAPFSAHVKPSAGYRTLCC
- the LOC136926416 gene encoding transcription initiation protein SPT3 homolog isoform X2, coding for MSNMVVRAADVTNMRGGRFMSVEDIIFLLRKDKEKLKRLIRFLNFKELKNKSQKQTSQDDDEVLEATVIENKGSKRRKISYDFVGAIDQTGELLSLFDDDDIDEIKQERNERADRLSRTLDPQQYMEFTECRQTNFNKKAGKFKEWLDCASLIDLKPNTPVMEIFSFLAYETVAQIVDLALLVKKDTEESDVLAQVMPPVSILSESQSSIVTPGTSAPSTPSHTPPDTPTTPTIPFLPSPGSNSASSTSQNSSLVAKPKSKKRKLKGSAASLSYSSGDCLLPHHIREAIRRYNHYIGPMAPFSAHVKPSAGYRTLCC